Proteins encoded within one genomic window of Bombus terrestris chromosome 11, iyBomTerr1.2, whole genome shotgun sequence:
- the LOC100645999 gene encoding uncharacterized protein LOC100645999 isoform X10: MAEDRNNSQRLVRQAHTIEHGSSPPPVSTLPTGSGGGVGTIASAITTTGGVQRYDSPPRGPRTLLLRRGENGFGFTLRHFIVYPPESCCMLPGHERTRIDEPMDTIFVKQVRGNSPAAEAGLRTGDRVVSVDGRPTRGEQYAKVVQRIQQAGPWLRLLVVSKEDDILQRYFGETAHNPETNQRPRLRSPERSGHRQRRSVSMIPSLSPRTRQSWVCPARSSMPTPLCQDQDSPRQLIDDSVGIIDKHQQQLQRNIAKSNIFVGTLTRIHENIASAGTLLPGERQSIDTKNGTSSLPSSPGPEKKVNDKFPILPQGLQIVSKRAKQFESGRLLSDDDEPTGDRISLYKSELSRLSTKHSVPNVAVRRREFESKAEAQEPRRIPPVPTRETKSLDSGSGLKGNRIIPVGSKHIHCEPPGNYSTLEVSVAQLLMLCYYIALAKHEVYLFRRHTRFLVCYFRMIYIETPNSRITDGETVRPRIRSNSAESWESTSTSNLLNTVRLHWFQRQDDTERKRDTNGNDNSVYVDATNICDGKEKIVEKGSRRQQQDGYAQIIKAESGVLPSDNDMHNNEVVFRRQKNTQIADEDRATRRVSYLKATWGERIHVDSDLELSDSEPITHSSRSGNSICTGREAATGIIKDIGQVEREGPLHVKFTVLDGKRSSDRSWKQLWGVLRGPILFFYKDRQNQSPSLSCDGENVAQSVDVRCSLVDIAEDYTKRKHVLRLANPNAEVLLQTEDAASMALWLRALHEHAAAEKPSEIAHNSTLKQQAVPQTPGPTSSSSTCQTTTNASPMTMSTGSGSGGQRLSPLPGHKGIKKLTSFRNRSPTGQSPINKTRKPSQTIDSLVSPKTKTWKGRVAKQLRRMHGQTGSPSSPTTQLPPEGATFKVPLELCPPSSFSEYVPLIVEMCTSIVEARGLEVVGIYRVPGNTAAISHLTDSVNKGFENINLQDPRWSDVNVISSLLKSFFRQLPDSLLTAELYPMFIDADKVEDPQRRMTTIRKLLRDLPEHHFETLKYLMFHLKRIVEHSEVNKMEAKNLAIVFGPTLVRASGSRDNMVTMVTDMSHQCRIVESLLNNVDWFFSDDDLDDLSRLSVNLSLPADTSEIETTTSSNNHNLLLNNIQKVEGREMASAKDIVSSIISAANRKIQRRRKCQDETDNETHEVDKLRMKQEAENLQNRRSMALNERQCSVSEIVLMHESQNQSNRSIDRCDRSPTLDQTAITSASIGSSDVIADCTINNRDCTLNSHDDVSSEKSNRYLNRMVESVPSIQPTHRSAVSSASESSRLSSETGLSCFDASSTLSSASNDTKQSNDEVTIRTYAGLSASTQERIRRFEQETKAMLQRDRNRQRREAEKREEERRRIEMEWQLAKREMENDDLLDSIVDTTVTTPTTYLSSTTRLSSFNDRLADKSFLDIGSRSTARMPSLSIAVQQQPTPVRRVSQLADEPATILPSENVSNTIIKKLKTDSEQSLEKSTTLPPIRYGSLDSLHETHNISQSSLSPTNQQRKPLSSDVSDDGSDLLTSLTTTFDRKWKSLVNSSNQTIRGSATENLSLSDEDAAITRDSQNLRNQRGAGAGLREEKEEQKTACPQSCSIETYRDPSLHKTSIEKHQYVRQKNDAPEKDTDSSVTENSSVDRPDNTDMPDNDRSANVRKRVEPKQEQLRSSKETTTTATATVYEASLAANEPQECCRHEKETSVLAQNGGKEIDDVKEFRHDVDSANYSNKLEKFESLTNSEVRSRLKRSESLNKRSENTSSKLKRSESLNKHSVERLSSPTNGKLKRSESLNKHSERSDSPNSKLKRSESLTKTEKTECNISKRRQSVRKDSATKLKRKNGMPERSIKRRHTVGGTKDFDKVHWLDNKLQVEAERVVRNEYRPKKSQLRTSSPDLSTGRIGLTDTSFLIEVSFRGPSNVVFNVTNARPQSLPDTTLTSKVFKVPLESHV, encoded by the exons ATGGCTGAGGACCGAAATAATTCCCAACGGTTGGTTAGGCAGGCGCACACG ATAGAACACGGTTCGTCACCGCCTCCAGTATCGACGCTTCCAACAGGATCAGGTGGTGGTGTCGGAACAATCGCTAGTGCGATAACAACAACGGGAGGCGTTCAACGATACGACTCGCCACCTAGAGGTCCAAGAACGTTATTGTTGCGCCGCGGAGAAAATGGTTTTGGCTTTACCCTCCGTCATTTTATCGTTTACCCACCGGAGTCCTGTTGC ATGCTACCAGGACACGAACGAACGAGGATAGACGAGCCGATGGATACGATATTCGTGAAACAGGTACGCGGGAATTCGCCAGCAGCCGAAGCAGGATTACGTACAGGGGACAGGGTCGTTTCTGTCGATGGAAGACCAACGCGCGGTGAGCAATACGCGAAAGTAGTTCAACGTATCCAGCAGGCGGGTCCTTGGCTACGACTTCTCGTGGTCTCCAAAGAGGACGATATCTTGCAAAGATATTTCGGTGAAACTGCTCACAATCCTGAAACCAATCAACGACCGCGTCTTCGTTCTCCGGAGAGAAGCGGACACAGGCAACGCAGATCAGTCAGTATGATTCCCAGCTTGTCGCCAAGAACAAGACAGTCTTGGGTTTGTCCCGCACGAAGCTCAATGCCGACACCGCTATGTCAAGATCAAGATTCACCTCGACAGCTGATCGACGACAGTGTAGGAATCATCGATAAACATCAGCAACAATTGCAACGAAACATCGCTAAATCGAACATTTTTGTTGGAACTCTGACGAGAATACATGAAAATATCGCAAGCGCTGGCACTTTACTACCCGGTGAACGGCAATCGATAGATACGAAAAATGGTACTTCTTCTCTGCCTTCGTCTCCTGGTCCTGAAAAAAAGGTAAATGATAAATTTCCGATACTACCGCAAGGACTTCAAATCGTATCGAAGCGAGCAAAACAGTTCGAGTCAGGGCGATTATTAAGCGACGACGATGAACCGACTGGTGATCGAATCAGCCTCTACAAAAGCGAGCTGTCGAGATTATCGACCAAGCATAGCGTGCCGAACGTTGCCGTTAGAAGAAGGGAATTTGAATCGAAAGCCGAGGCTCAAGAACCGAGAAGAATACCACCTGTGCCAACCAGGGAAACCAAATCCTTGGATAGTG GTAGCGGATTAAAAGGCAACAGAATAATACCTGTAGGCAGCAAACACATCCACTGTGAACCGCCGGGCAACTATAGCACGTTAGAAG TGTCCGTCGCACAGCTTTTAATGTTGTGCTACTACATTGCTCTGGCCAAGCACGAGGTTTACTTGTTTCGTAGGCATACACGTTTTT TGGTTTGTTATTTTCGCATGATTTATATAGAGACACCCAATTCGAGAATCACAGACGGGGAAACAGTACGGCCGAGGATTCGTAGCAACAGCGCTGAATCATGGGAATCTACGAGTACAAGCAATTTGTTAAATACCGTTAGACTTCACTGGTTTCAACGACAAGACGATACCGAACGAAAGCGAGATACGAACGGAAATGACAATAGCGTTTACGTCGATGCAACTAATATATGTGATGGAAAGGAGAAAATTGTCGAGAAAGGATCTAGAAGACAACAACAGGATGGTTACGCGCAAATCATCAAAGCTGAATCTG GTGTATTGCCATCGGATAATGATATGCACAATAACGAAGTTGTATTCAGGCGGCAAAAGAATACGCAGATTG CAGACGAAGATCGTGCCACAAGAAGGGTATCCTACTTGAAAGCAACGTGGGGCGAACGAATTCATGTGGACAGTGATTTGGAACTAAGTGACTCCGAGCCTATTACCCATTCTTCTAGAAG CGGCAATTCTATTTGTACTGGCCGAGAAGCAGCGACTGGCATTATAAAAGACATCGGACAAGTGGAACGAGAGGGACCTTTACATGTCAAATTTACCGTACTTGATGGCAAG cGATCTTCCGATCGATCATGGAAACAGCTATGGGGTGTTCTTCGCGGACCGATTCTCTTCTTTTATAAGGATCGTCAAAATCAG AGTCCTTCGTTATCCTGCGACGGCGAAAATGTAGCTCAAAGCGTAGATGTGAGATGTTCTCTTGTAGATATCGCGGAGGATTATACGAAACGTAAACACGTATTACGGTTAGCAAATCCGAACGCAGAAGTTTTGCTACAGACCGAAGACGCAGCGTCTATGGCGCTTTGGCTACGAGCTCTACATGAACATGCTGCTGCTGAAAAACCGTCC GAAATTGCTCATAATAGTACTTTGAAGCAACAAGCTGTCCCGCAAACTCCAGGTCCCACCAGCAGTTCTTCAACGTGTCAAACAACCACGAATGCTAGTCCAATGACAATGTCGactggtagtggtagtggtggtCAGCGATTAAGCCCCCTTCCAGGACATAAAGGCATCAAGAAATTGACTTCGTTTAGGAACAGATCTCCGACTGGACAATCACCGATAAACAAGACTCGAAAACCGAGTCAAACGATCGATAGTTTGGTTTCTCCCAAGACCAAGACATGGAAGGGTAGAGTCGCAAAACAATTGCGGAGAATGCATGGACAAACGGGATCTCCTTCTTCACCAACAACGCAATTACCACCAGAGGGTGCTACGTTCAAAGTACCGCTTGAACTTTGTCCACCG TCATCTTTTTCGGAATATGTGCCATTGATCGTTGAAATGTGCACGAGTATCGTCGAAGCGAGGGGTCTCGAAGTAGTCGGTATTTATAGAGTACCCGGTAACACTGCCGCTATTTCACATTTAACTGACAGCGTGAACAAAGGATTCGAAAATATCAATCTCCAG GATCCTAGATGGAGCGATGTAAACGTAATATCTTCTCTTTTGAAGTCGTTCTTTCGACAGCTCCCAGATTCACTACTCACCGCAGAATTATACCCTATGTTTATCGATGCCGATAAAGTTGAGGATCCTCAAAGAAGAATGACAACGATAAGGAAGTTGCTCAGGGATCTTCCGGAACATCACTTTGAAACTCTCAAGTATTTGatgtttcatttaaaaagaatAGTGGAACATAGCGAGGTTAATAAGATGGAGGCAAAGAATTTGGCCATTGTGTTTGGTCCTACATTAGTTAGAGCCAGTGGTTCCAGAGACAATATGGTTACTATGGTTACTGATATGTCGCATCAGTGTCGAATTGTTGAAAGCTTATTAAACAAC GTCGATTGGTTCTTTTCGGACGATGATTTGGACGATTTAAGTCGACTGAGCGTGAATCTCAGTCTTCCAGCTGACACTAGCGAGATCGAGACTACAACGTCGAGTAATAATCATAATCTCTTGTTGAACAACATTCAGAAAGTCGAAG GACGCGAAATGGCATCTGCTAAGGACATTGTATCATCTATTATATCCGCTGCTAATCgaaaaatacaaagaagaagaaagtgtCAAGACGAGACGGATAACGAAACTCACGAAGTCGATAAG CTGAGGATGAAACAAGAAGCAGAAAACCTTCAAAATCGGCGAAGTATGGCATTGAACGAGAGGCAATGTTCGGTCAGTGAGATCGTTTTAATGCACGAAAGTCAAAATCAGTCGAATCGTTCCATCGATCGATGCGACCGGTCACCGACGCTTGATCAGACTGCGATTACTAGCGCAAGTATCGGTAGTTCCGATGTCATAGCTGATTGCACAATTAACAACCGTGATTGCACGTTAAACAGTCACGATGATGTTTCTTCGGAGAAATCGAACAGATATTTAAATCGTATGGTAGAGTCGGTTCCATCAATTCAACCGACTCATCGCTCGGCCGTCTCGTCGGCTTCAGAGTCTTCCCGACTCTCTAGCGAGACTGGCCTGAGCTGTTTCGATGCAAGTTCGACGCTTTCCAGCGCTTCGAACGACACCAAACAAAGCAATGACGAGGTTACGATAAGAACGTATGCTGGATTGAGCGCGTCTACTCAAGAACGTATACGACGATTTGAACAGGAAACAAAAGCAATGTTACAGAGGGATCGGAATCGACAAAGACGCGAAGctgaaaagagagaagaagagagacgGAGAATCGAGATGGAATGGCAATTGGCTAAACGTGAAATGGAAAACGATGATCTGCTCGACAGTATAGTAGACACAACTGTGACAACACCTACTACTTATCTTTCATCCACAACAAGACTTTCTAGTTTTAACGACAGGCTTGCCGATAAATCTTTCCTCGATATCGGTTCCCGATCGACTGCTCGAATGCCGTCTTTATCGATAGCTGTGCAGCAACAACCCACGCCCGTTAGACGAGTGTCGCAACTCGCAGACGAACCTGCTACGATTCTGCCCTCGGAGAACGTCTCGAACACTAttataaagaaattgaaaaccGATTCAGAG CAGTCACTGGAAAAATCTACAACGCTACCGCCAATTCGTTATGGCAGTTTGGATTCGCTGCACGAAACACACAACATTTCTCAGTCGTCGCTTTCACCGACCAATCAACAACGGAAACCTCTTTCCAGTGATGTCTCGGACGATG GTAGCGATTTGCTGACCAGCTTGACGACCACGTTCGATCGTAAATGGAAGTCCCTGGTAAACTCGTCGAATCAAACAATTCGTGGATCCGCTACGGAGAATCTGTCTCTCAGCGACGAGGACGCTGCGATAACGCGAGACTCGCAAAACTTGCGAAATCAACGAGGGGCAGGAGCAGGGTtacgagaagagaaagaagaacagAAAACAGCTTGTCCTCAATCATGCTCGATTGAAACCTATCGGGATCCGAGCCTCCATAAAACATCTATCGAAAAGCATCAATACGTTCGTCAAAAAAAT GATGCTCCGGAAAAGGATACGGATTCATCGGTAACAGAGAATAGCAGCGTCGATCGACCGGATAATACCGATATGCCGGATAACGATCGAAGCGCTAACGTACGAAAAAGGGTCGAACCGAAACAAGAGCAATTACGATCGAGCAAGGAAACAACGACCACGGCGACGGCGACAGTTTACGAAGCAAGTTTAGCTGCTAACGAACCGCAAGAATGCTGTAGGCACGAGAAGGAAACATCGGTGTTAGCGCAAAACGGTGGTAAAGAGATTGACGATGTGAAAGAATTTCGACACGATGTCGATTCAGCGAATTATTCGAACAAGCTCGAAAAATTTGAAAGTCTGACAAATTCCGAAGTCAGATCGCGGCTGAAAAGATCCGAATCTTTAAATAAGAGATCTGAAAATACCTCGTCCAAGTTGAAGAGGTCCGAAAGTTTGAACAAACATTCTGTCGAGAGGCTCTCGTCCCCGACCAACGGCAAGTTGAAACGCTCTGAAAGTTTGAACAAGCATTCGGAGAGATCCGATTCTCCGAACAGTAAATTAAAACGATCGGAGTCGCTGACAAAAACTGAAAAAACCGAGTGTAATATTAGCAAGAGACGGCAATCCGTTAGAAAAGATAGTGCGAcgaaattaaaacgaaaaaatgGTATGCCCGAACGATCGATCAAGCGCAGGCACACTGTAGGCGGTACTAAGGATTTCGACAAAGTACATTGGTTGGATAATAAACTGCAAGTCGAGGCTGAGAGAGTGGTCAGAAACGAATATAGACCGAAGAAAAGTCAGTTGAGAACGAGTTCTCCGGATTTAAGTACCGGTCGTATCGGTCTTACCGATACTAGTTTTCTCATCGAGGTCAGTTTTCGTGGCCCGAGTAACGTCGTTTTTAACGTGACTAACGCTCGTCCGCAGTCTTTACCGGATACTACTTTGACTTCTAAAGTGTTTAAAGTACCTCTGGAGAGTCACGTGTAA